The Formosa sp. Hel1_33_131 genome window below encodes:
- the sprA gene encoding cell surface protein SprA, with product MTSHKSCFKRLFLGVLLLSFNSVLFAQEPATVRDSTSTTFSFGKLDIPDPASIESKYTYDPLTDRYFYTSTVGDFNINYPVILTPKEFQDLVVKESLKAYYKEKLDALDGKKEGSEEAKKNLIPDLYINSKFFETIFGSNVISVVPQGSVEMDLGVMYTKQENPAFSPRNQSNFTFDFDQRISLSLTGKVGTRLKVNANYDTQSTFDFQNLFKIEYTPLNNPEELLGERGRELLGQGKELLNKGRQLEDQGRQLLSDPTGAAKGLAQKELNKLNSDNEDSILQKLELGNVSMPLNSSLITGAQSLFGVKTELQFGKTRVTAVFSEQQSETRSVTAQGGGTLEDFEFFGLDYDENRHFFLAQYFRSEYDDALKNYPFINSQVQITRVEVWVTNRTNQIQNVRNIVALQDLGESSVIGLTSIPGGFVNQEAEAYPDNKNNKFDPTKIGGPGSLLSDAIRDIATVQSGFLIPGVNEGFDYGKLENARKLTEGNEFSVDTQLGYISLNQRLQNDEVLAVAYQYTIGDKVYQVGEFANDGLAATDVEVDLSTGNQTVTNQSLVLKMLKSAVTNVNLPTWDLMMKNIYNTGAYQLSQDDFRLNIFYNETSALNFITPVSGTPFPAPIGNNDPIEETPLIRLFNFDRLNFNNDPQNKGDGFFDFVPGVTVIPQNGKIIFTKVEPFGSFLFETLRTTGSENYEGDESILGFYNPNQAKYVYRSLYKNTKTAALQDSDKNKFLMRGRYKSSGGSGIPIGAFNVPRGSVKVTAGGRVLVEGVDYTVNYQIGTVQILDPSLQASNTPIQVSVENNAVFGQQTKRFSGINVEHQFNENFVLGATVLNLNERPITQKANYGSESINNTIFGFNGNYSTEVPFLTRLANKLPNIDTDVESNLSLRGEFAYLRPGAPKGTDFDSEATSYVDDFEGSQNGISLLSPQSWFLSSRPKNLGRVYAEGAEDVAGYQNGFDRAHLNWYSVDPIFYSGQRPGGITDDDVSDLYARRIFIKELFPQVTVVTGQYSVINTLDLVYEPEERGPYNYKLDAVDGILETPQNSWAGITRQLTSTDFEQSNVEYIEFWLMDPFLDNPSNPGGKLVFNLGNISEDVIKDGEKQYENGLPEDGDISILSQSLWKTVTPQNQSLIYAFSSQGDDRNNQDVGLDGYDDSEEGTSDAQFRPFAGLEDPANDNYNYYLNTEGDIFERYKRYNGLEGNSPDAVSDTNRGSTTLPDVEDINRDNTMNTIDSYYEYEIDISTSDLNDASNSYIVDRKSVSNITLPNGSSSGTINWYQYRIPVSEFTNNIGEISDFRSIRFARIYLKNFSERTVFRFGTLDLVRSDWRRYQLSLDDDSNEATQLEGTDFSVGIVGIQENDGGYVSPPGVEREQLNNNNTIVPQNEQSLVVDVCALESKDARGVFKNINVDMRQYKNLKMFIHAEDGETDSFEQGSLVGFIRMGNDFTQNYYQIEVPLRKSSGAVTNPDDDEQVKKVWPEYNEINIPLEFLEKIKALGIGQGTLGNEAPTFYNVIDGELQENLVGSLEFAPFSLNAGSDLDTDPVEQRIAIKGNPNFGDIRTLMVGVKNISGNSQCAEVWFNELRLADMDNKGGWAAIMSVDTNIADFMNINATAKRSTTGFGSLEQGPNERSREDLKQYDVVTNMNLGQLLPKKWGLEIPFNYGQSEELITPEYDQQFKDLKLQSLMDAAETSEDRERIKTQSEDYTKRQSINFIGVRKQRTGDAKPRVYDVENLTMNYSFNQIKHRDFEIENSLDQNARVGANYNYSFTPIKLEPFKKNDSLFMNKYWKLIKDFNLNLLPSSLSVNSDFVRQFNSQKFRDAGLGAGNITVDELIRRNYTFDFQYTINYDLTKGLRLNFTSSTNNIVRNYFKNDELNGDQDPELGVWDRFFDFGDPNRHTQQLGINYELPLNKFPALSFVTSSYSYTGDFQWNKGSDLLVGDSDTSLGNSISNANQHNLNTSFDMRKLYRYLGIKKSSRRNRAVKSNAKASSKSKKLNLKDFGIGLLTSINRMQINYSEGNSSFLPGYLPTPGFLGTLRPTAGYTFGSQRDIRRISAENGWLTTYAQFNQQYTETHTQNIDFNINMEPISDLKIDLNGGKTYATNLTETFNAVGNRYNLLIPNTFGNFNISTILIKTAFSQSDENKSVPFEEFKTNRLVIANRLAQNFYGANGYTTDAEGYPEGFGKNSQAVLLPSFLAAYSGKKSNKISLDAFRDIPLPNWTLKYTGFMKNKWFKKRFRRFSLTHGYNASYTINQFRSNLDYKAANPTLDFETQKNSNTLDQSDNFKAKDLYSNINLVEQFSPLVKIDFEMKNSVKVSGEIKKDRSLSLSFDNNLLTEIHGNEYIFGLGYRIKDLRIRSKLAGSRRIIKSDLNMKADISMRNNKTIIRYLDLDNNQVSAGQTIWSMRYAADYAFSKNLTAIFYFDYAFSEYAISTAFPQTTIRSGFTLRYNFGN from the coding sequence ATTACTAGCCATAAATCTTGTTTTAAAAGACTCTTTCTTGGAGTTCTATTACTGAGTTTCAACTCAGTCTTATTTGCACAAGAACCTGCGACTGTTAGAGACTCTACATCTACCACATTTTCATTTGGAAAACTAGACATCCCAGATCCAGCGAGTATCGAAAGTAAATACACCTACGATCCACTCACAGATAGGTATTTCTACACCTCAACTGTTGGAGATTTTAACATTAATTACCCAGTCATATTAACGCCAAAAGAATTTCAAGACTTAGTGGTCAAAGAAAGCTTGAAAGCCTATTACAAAGAAAAACTAGATGCGCTTGACGGAAAAAAAGAAGGCTCTGAAGAAGCTAAGAAAAACCTAATTCCAGATTTATATATCAACTCCAAATTTTTTGAAACCATATTTGGGAGCAATGTAATCTCCGTAGTTCCACAAGGGTCTGTCGAAATGGACCTCGGAGTAATGTACACCAAACAAGAAAACCCTGCGTTTTCACCAAGAAATCAAAGTAATTTTACGTTTGACTTCGATCAACGAATTAGCTTAAGTTTGACAGGTAAAGTTGGGACACGATTAAAAGTCAATGCCAATTATGACACCCAATCCACGTTTGATTTTCAGAACTTATTTAAAATTGAATACACACCGCTTAACAATCCAGAAGAACTGCTTGGCGAAAGAGGAAGGGAATTGCTTGGCCAAGGAAAAGAACTGTTGAACAAAGGAAGGCAATTAGAGGATCAAGGACGACAATTACTTTCTGACCCAACAGGGGCAGCAAAAGGCCTTGCGCAAAAGGAATTAAACAAACTGAATTCAGATAACGAAGATTCAATTTTACAAAAACTCGAATTGGGTAATGTAAGTATGCCTCTCAACAGTTCTCTTATCACAGGAGCGCAAAGTTTATTTGGTGTAAAAACAGAACTACAGTTTGGTAAGACCAGAGTGACAGCCGTATTTTCGGAGCAACAATCCGAAACACGTTCGGTCACAGCACAAGGCGGAGGCACTTTAGAAGACTTTGAGTTTTTTGGCTTGGATTACGATGAAAATAGACACTTTTTTCTTGCTCAATACTTTAGATCTGAATACGATGATGCACTTAAAAACTATCCATTTATCAACTCCCAAGTTCAAATTACAAGGGTAGAGGTTTGGGTCACCAACAGAACCAATCAAATTCAAAATGTCCGAAACATTGTTGCCTTACAAGATTTAGGGGAGTCTTCAGTGATTGGGTTAACATCCATTCCTGGAGGCTTCGTCAATCAAGAGGCTGAAGCGTATCCGGATAATAAAAATAATAAATTTGACCCTACAAAGATTGGTGGGCCTGGCTCTCTGCTTTCAGACGCTATTCGTGATATTGCCACGGTACAATCCGGATTTCTAATCCCTGGAGTCAACGAGGGATTTGATTATGGCAAACTTGAAAATGCACGTAAATTAACAGAAGGCAATGAGTTTTCTGTAGACACACAATTAGGTTATATTTCTTTAAATCAACGGCTTCAGAATGATGAGGTTCTTGCGGTTGCGTATCAATATACGATCGGAGATAAAGTGTATCAAGTTGGGGAATTTGCCAATGACGGACTCGCTGCAACGGATGTTGAGGTAGATCTGAGTACAGGCAACCAAACCGTTACCAATCAGAGTTTAGTTCTGAAAATGCTAAAAAGTGCAGTCACCAACGTCAACCTTCCTACTTGGGATTTGATGATGAAAAATATTTATAATACAGGGGCTTATCAATTGTCTCAAGACGATTTTAGATTAAATATTTTCTATAACGAAACATCAGCACTCAACTTTATAACCCCCGTAAGTGGCACACCATTTCCAGCACCAATAGGAAATAATGACCCCATAGAGGAAACCCCTTTAATCCGATTGTTTAATTTTGATAGATTGAACTTTAATAACGATCCTCAGAACAAAGGAGATGGATTTTTTGATTTTGTTCCAGGGGTGACCGTCATCCCTCAAAACGGAAAAATCATATTCACCAAAGTGGAACCTTTTGGAAGTTTTCTATTTGAAACTCTTAGAACAACTGGTTCAGAAAACTATGAAGGTGATGAATCAATACTAGGGTTTTATAATCCAAATCAAGCAAAATACGTTTACAGATCGCTCTATAAAAACACCAAAACAGCGGCTTTACAGGACAGTGATAAAAATAAATTTTTGATGCGGGGACGCTATAAATCTTCTGGAGGTTCGGGCATTCCGATTGGCGCTTTTAATGTACCACGAGGCTCTGTAAAAGTAACTGCAGGAGGGCGTGTACTTGTAGAAGGCGTTGACTATACCGTGAATTATCAGATTGGAACCGTCCAAATTTTAGATCCATCCCTGCAAGCTTCCAACACTCCCATTCAGGTGTCGGTTGAAAACAATGCGGTTTTTGGACAACAAACAAAACGCTTTTCAGGAATTAATGTAGAGCACCAATTCAACGAAAATTTTGTGTTAGGCGCCACCGTCTTAAACTTAAATGAACGTCCCATTACTCAGAAAGCGAATTATGGGAGCGAATCAATCAACAATACTATTTTTGGGTTTAATGGAAACTACTCCACCGAAGTGCCATTCCTCACCCGATTGGCGAACAAATTACCAAACATAGACACTGATGTTGAATCCAATCTATCCCTTCGAGGAGAGTTTGCGTATCTAAGACCAGGAGCCCCAAAAGGCACCGATTTTGACAGTGAAGCAACTTCTTATGTCGATGATTTTGAAGGCTCCCAAAATGGCATCAGTTTATTAAGTCCACAATCATGGTTTTTATCAAGTCGACCTAAAAACCTCGGACGTGTGTATGCAGAAGGTGCTGAAGATGTTGCGGGTTATCAAAATGGATTTGACAGAGCCCACTTGAACTGGTACTCCGTCGATCCTATTTTTTACAGTGGTCAACGCCCTGGAGGCATTACAGATGATGATGTTTCTGACCTCTACGCAAGACGAATTTTTATTAAAGAGCTGTTCCCTCAAGTAACGGTCGTCACAGGACAATACTCTGTTATCAACACCTTAGATTTAGTATATGAACCTGAAGAAAGAGGGCCGTATAATTATAAGCTAGACGCAGTCGATGGTATTTTAGAAACACCTCAAAACAGTTGGGCTGGGATTACAAGACAACTCACCTCCACAGATTTTGAGCAATCTAATGTAGAGTATATTGAGTTTTGGCTCATGGATCCCTTTTTGGACAATCCTTCTAATCCTGGGGGAAAACTAGTTTTTAATTTAGGGAACATTTCTGAAGATGTGATTAAAGATGGTGAAAAACAATACGAAAACGGACTGCCTGAAGATGGAGATATTAGTATTTTATCACAATCCCTTTGGAAAACCGTCACGCCTCAAAATCAATCCTTGATCTATGCATTTTCATCGCAAGGGGATGACCGTAACAACCAGGATGTTGGACTGGATGGTTATGACGATTCTGAAGAAGGCACGAGTGATGCACAATTTAGACCTTTTGCAGGACTTGAAGATCCAGCCAATGACAACTATAATTATTACCTCAATACCGAAGGTGATATCTTTGAGCGTTACAAAAGATATAATGGACTCGAAGGGAATTCTCCAGATGCAGTCTCAGATACCAATCGCGGTTCTACAACGCTCCCAGATGTGGAAGATATCAATAGAGATAACACGATGAATACCATAGACAGTTATTACGAATATGAAATAGACATCTCTACTTCAGATTTAAATGACGCTAGCAATTCCTATATTGTCGATCGTAAGTCCGTTTCAAACATAACCTTACCAAACGGTTCTTCGTCAGGAACGATCAATTGGTATCAGTATCGAATTCCAGTGTCTGAATTCACGAATAACATTGGAGAAATATCAGATTTTAGATCCATTCGATTTGCACGTATATATTTAAAAAATTTCTCAGAAAGAACCGTATTTCGATTTGGAACTTTGGATTTAGTACGAAGCGATTGGCGTCGTTATCAACTATCCCTTGATGACGACTCGAATGAGGCTACGCAATTAGAAGGCACCGATTTTAGTGTTGGTATTGTAGGCATTCAAGAAAATGACGGTGGCTATGTATCCCCTCCAGGAGTTGAACGGGAACAATTAAACAACAACAATACTATTGTGCCTCAAAACGAACAATCCTTAGTGGTGGATGTTTGTGCGTTGGAATCAAAAGATGCAAGAGGTGTTTTCAAAAACATCAATGTGGACATGCGTCAGTACAAAAATCTGAAAATGTTCATCCATGCTGAGGACGGTGAAACCGACAGTTTTGAACAAGGAAGCTTAGTGGGATTCATTCGAATGGGGAACGATTTCACACAAAATTATTACCAAATAGAGGTTCCTTTACGGAAATCTTCTGGAGCCGTTACTAACCCAGATGATGATGAACAAGTGAAAAAGGTTTGGCCTGAATACAATGAGATAAATATTCCCTTAGAATTTCTTGAAAAAATAAAAGCCTTGGGCATAGGTCAAGGTACCTTAGGGAACGAAGCTCCGACCTTTTACAATGTGATTGATGGGGAATTACAAGAAAACCTGGTTGGAAGTTTAGAATTTGCACCATTCTCGTTAAATGCTGGTTCTGATTTAGATACCGATCCTGTAGAACAACGGATTGCCATCAAAGGAAATCCAAATTTTGGAGACATTAGAACCCTAATGGTGGGAGTCAAAAACATTAGCGGAAATTCACAATGTGCGGAAGTATGGTTCAATGAATTGCGTCTTGCAGACATGGACAACAAAGGAGGCTGGGCTGCGATTATGAGTGTGGATACCAACATCGCCGATTTCATGAACATCAATGCCACCGCAAAACGAAGTACCACTGGTTTTGGAAGTTTAGAACAAGGGCCAAACGAGCGAAGTCGTGAAGACTTGAAACAATACGATGTGGTTACCAACATGAATCTTGGTCAGTTGTTACCAAAAAAATGGGGCTTGGAAATTCCTTTTAATTATGGACAAAGTGAAGAACTCATCACTCCTGAGTACGACCAGCAATTCAAAGATTTAAAACTTCAAAGCCTAATGGATGCCGCCGAAACTTCGGAAGATCGCGAACGCATCAAAACCCAATCAGAAGATTATACAAAACGTCAAAGCATCAATTTTATAGGCGTTCGAAAACAGCGTACGGGCGATGCCAAACCAAGAGTGTACGACGTCGAGAATTTAACGATGAACTATTCTTTCAATCAAATCAAACACCGAGATTTTGAAATTGAAAACTCTTTGGATCAAAATGCAAGAGTAGGTGCCAATTACAATTATAGTTTCACCCCAATAAAACTGGAGCCCTTCAAGAAAAACGATTCTCTATTTATGAATAAATATTGGAAACTCATAAAGGATTTTAATTTAAACTTATTGCCTTCAAGTCTTTCGGTGAATTCAGATTTTGTACGACAATTCAACAGTCAGAAATTTAGAGATGCCGGATTAGGTGCTGGAAACATTACGGTTGATGAATTGATTAGAAGAAACTACACCTTCGATTTTCAATACACCATCAATTACGACCTTACAAAGGGTTTACGATTGAACTTCACTTCCTCCACCAATAATATTGTAAGAAATTATTTTAAAAATGATGAATTAAATGGCGATCAAGATCCGGAACTTGGTGTCTGGGACCGCTTCTTTGATTTTGGAGATCCAAACAGACACACCCAACAACTAGGGATCAATTATGAATTGCCGTTAAATAAATTTCCGGCGTTGAGCTTTGTGACCTCTAGTTATTCTTACACAGGCGATTTTCAATGGAACAAAGGGTCTGACCTGTTGGTTGGTGATTCAGATACATCTCTTGGAAATTCTATTTCGAATGCCAATCAGCATAACTTGAACACTTCGTTTGACATGCGCAAACTGTACCGTTATCTAGGAATAAAAAAATCATCAAGAAGAAATAGAGCTGTAAAATCGAATGCTAAAGCATCCTCAAAATCTAAAAAACTCAATTTGAAGGATTTTGGAATTGGATTGTTAACGAGTATCAACCGCATGCAAATTAATTATTCCGAAGGAAATAGCTCTTTTTTACCGGGCTACCTTCCAACGCCAGGCTTTTTAGGAACCCTTAGGCCAACGGCTGGATACACCTTTGGAAGTCAGCGTGACATCAGAAGAATTTCTGCTGAAAACGGATGGCTTACAACCTATGCTCAATTCAATCAGCAGTACACCGAAACTCATACCCAAAACATAGATTTTAATATTAATATGGAGCCAATCTCCGATCTGAAAATAGATTTGAATGGGGGTAAAACCTATGCAACCAACCTTACAGAAACTTTTAATGCAGTAGGGAATAGGTACAATCTATTAATCCCAAACACCTTTGGGAACTTCAATATATCAACCATCTTAATTAAAACCGCTTTCAGTCAAAGCGACGAAAATAAATCGGTTCCATTTGAAGAATTTAAAACCAACCGTTTGGTGATTGCCAACCGTCTGGCTCAAAACTTTTACGGAGCCAATGGATATACTACAGATGCAGAAGGCTACCCTGAAGGCTTTGGTAAAAACAGTCAAGCCGTATTGTTACCTTCCTTCTTAGCGGCCTACTCTGGAAAAAAATCAAATAAAATTAGTTTGGATGCTTTTAGAGACATTCCACTTCCTAACTGGACTTTGAAGTACACAGGGTTTATGAAAAACAAATGGTTCAAAAAGCGCTTTAGAAGGTTCTCTTTAACCCATGGTTACAATGCATCCTACACCATCAACCAGTTCAGATCAAATCTTGATTACAAAGCTGCAAATCCAACCTTGGATTTTGAAACACAAAAAAACAGTAACACCTTAGATCAATCAGATAACTTTAAAGCTAAAGATCTATACAGCAACATCAATTTAGTGGAGCAGTTCAGTCCTTTGGTGAAGATTGATTTTGAAATGAAAAATTCCGTCAAGGTCTCTGGCGAAATTAAAAAAGATCGAAGTTTGTCGTTAAGTTTTGACAACAACCTACTGACCGAAATTCACGGAAACGAATATATTTTTGGACTCGGTTATCGAATTAAAGACTTAAGAATTCGTTCGAAATTAGCGGGATCTCGTAGAATCATTAAAAGTGATTTGAATATGAAAGCCGATATTTCTATGAGAAATAACAAAACCATCATTCGGTATTTGGACTTAGACAACAATCAAGTGAGTGCGGGTCAAACGATATGGAGCATGCGTTATGCCGCGGATTATGCCTTCAGTAAAAACTTAACAGCCATCTTCTACTTTGACTATGCGTTCTCAGAATATGCGATTTCAACAGCCTTTCCTCAAACGACCATTCGTTCAGGATTTACCTTGCGTTACAACTTTGGAAATTAA
- a CDS encoding VanZ family protein — protein sequence MIHSVTVIYTIAIAVLSLAHLTELPELNTGFDDKIAHFILYAGLCLFWFMSLHVFKIKSSLLIASLLSIVFGAVIEVLQGVVSIYRTADIFDLVANCLGVLIMALIIYTKKEVIVKKL from the coding sequence TTGATACATAGCGTCACTGTTATATATACAATTGCAATTGCTGTTTTAAGCTTGGCACATCTTACAGAGTTGCCAGAACTCAACACGGGTTTTGATGATAAAATAGCACATTTCATCTTATATGCGGGACTTTGTTTATTTTGGTTTATGAGCTTACATGTTTTTAAAATAAAATCAAGTTTACTAATAGCATCTCTGCTGTCCATTGTCTTTGGCGCTGTCATTGAAGTTTTACAAGGAGTCGTCTCTATATATAGAACAGCGGACATCTTTGATCTTGTCGCAAATTGCCTAGGAGTTCTTATAATGGCTCTTATTATTTACACTAAAAAAGAAGTTATTGTTAAAAAGCTATAA
- a CDS encoding NADP-dependent malic enzyme: MSKLSKHDLEALAYHEKPSPGKIQVVPTKKYATQRDLALAYSPGVAAPCLAIEKTPSDAYKYTAKGNLVAVITNGTAVLGLGNIGAEASKPVMEGKGLLFKIFADIDVFDIEVNTENVEEFIQTVKNIAPTFGGINLEDIKAPEAFEIEKRLKEELDIPVMHDDQHGTAIISAAALLNALEIAEKNIQDVQIVVSGAGAAAISCTRLYQSFGAKRENIVMLDSKGVIRNDRENLTSQKAEFATHRKIDTLEEAMKDADVFIGLSTSDIVNPKMLLSMANNPIVFAMANPDPEIKYNLAVKTRDDIIMATGRSDTPNQVNNVLGFPFIFRGALDVRATSINEEMKKAAVIALADLAKEPVPEQVNIAYGETRLTFGKDYIIPKPFDPRLIAAIPPAVAKAAIESGVALAPITDWEHYEDTLLERMGSDNKIVRLLFNRAKLNPKRVVFAEADQLNVLKAAQIVLEEGVATPILLGRRDEIERLMEELEFDEEVLIIDPKADESTLQKNKYAEIYWKQQQRKGVTLLAAQKLMRERNYFAAMMVNQGDADALISGYSSNYGSVLKPMLNLIGLAPGSTRIATTNVMITQRGPMFLSDTAININPSADDLIKIAQMTSGVVKMFGIEPVMAMISYSNFGSSKDKTATKVREAVSYLHRRHPDLLVDGELQTDFALNSEMLKANFPFSKLANKKVNTLIFPNLESANITYKLLKELNKAESIGPIMMGLRKPVHILQLGASVDEIVNMTAVAVVDAQQKGKAVN, translated from the coding sequence ATGTCAAAACTGAGTAAACACGATTTAGAAGCTTTAGCTTATCACGAAAAACCGTCTCCCGGAAAAATTCAAGTAGTTCCTACTAAAAAATATGCCACCCAAAGAGACTTGGCATTGGCCTATTCTCCTGGTGTTGCGGCGCCTTGTTTGGCCATAGAAAAAACCCCCTCCGATGCTTATAAATATACAGCAAAAGGAAATCTAGTGGCTGTGATTACCAACGGAACCGCTGTTTTAGGATTGGGAAATATTGGCGCGGAAGCCTCCAAACCAGTGATGGAAGGAAAAGGCTTGCTCTTTAAAATATTTGCTGATATCGATGTGTTTGACATCGAAGTGAATACTGAAAATGTAGAAGAATTTATTCAAACCGTTAAAAATATAGCACCCACTTTTGGAGGCATTAATTTAGAAGACATCAAAGCGCCAGAAGCCTTTGAAATCGAAAAACGACTGAAAGAAGAACTTGATATCCCTGTGATGCATGACGATCAGCATGGAACGGCGATTATATCTGCAGCAGCCTTGTTGAATGCCTTAGAAATTGCAGAAAAAAATATTCAAGACGTACAAATTGTAGTGAGTGGTGCTGGTGCCGCCGCCATTTCCTGTACACGTTTGTACCAATCATTTGGTGCGAAGCGCGAAAATATTGTCATGCTGGATAGTAAAGGGGTGATTAGAAATGACCGTGAAAATTTAACTTCTCAAAAAGCAGAGTTTGCGACCCACAGAAAAATTGATACGCTAGAAGAAGCAATGAAAGATGCCGATGTGTTTATTGGACTTTCAACTTCTGATATTGTGAACCCTAAGATGCTGTTGTCAATGGCAAACAATCCAATTGTCTTTGCAATGGCAAACCCAGACCCAGAAATAAAATACAATCTCGCGGTCAAAACACGTGACGATATTATCATGGCAACGGGACGAAGTGACACACCTAATCAAGTTAATAATGTACTTGGTTTTCCATTTATTTTTAGAGGTGCCTTAGATGTGAGAGCGACCTCCATTAATGAAGAAATGAAAAAAGCGGCAGTCATTGCCTTAGCAGACTTAGCAAAAGAACCGGTTCCAGAGCAAGTAAACATTGCCTATGGCGAAACGCGTTTGACTTTTGGAAAAGATTATATCATTCCAAAACCATTTGATCCCCGCCTCATTGCAGCGATTCCACCAGCCGTGGCAAAAGCAGCGATAGAAAGCGGTGTGGCCTTGGCACCAATTACAGATTGGGAACACTACGAAGACACCCTTTTGGAGCGTATGGGTTCCGATAATAAAATTGTAAGGCTCTTATTTAACCGAGCGAAGCTAAACCCGAAACGTGTTGTTTTTGCAGAAGCCGATCAGTTAAATGTTCTTAAAGCGGCCCAAATTGTTTTAGAAGAAGGCGTAGCAACCCCTATTTTATTAGGACGACGGGACGAAATAGAACGTCTTATGGAAGAATTAGAATTTGATGAAGAAGTGTTAATCATCGACCCTAAAGCCGATGAAAGCACTCTCCAGAAAAATAAATACGCAGAAATATATTGGAAACAACAACAGCGAAAAGGGGTGACACTCTTAGCCGCTCAAAAATTAATGCGTGAACGCAACTATTTTGCGGCAATGATGGTCAATCAAGGCGATGCGGATGCCCTTATTTCCGGGTACTCCAGTAATTATGGGTCTGTCTTAAAACCAATGTTAAATTTAATTGGGCTGGCACCTGGTTCCACACGAATTGCGACCACCAATGTGATGATTACACAAAGAGGACCTATGTTTTTGAGTGATACAGCCATCAACATAAACCCTTCCGCAGACGATTTGATAAAAATTGCTCAGATGACATCTGGTGTGGTTAAAATGTTTGGTATAGAACCTGTGATGGCGATGATATCCTATTCTAACTTTGGATCATCAAAGGATAAAACGGCGACTAAAGTAAGAGAAGCGGTATCGTACCTGCATCGAAGACATCCAGATTTGTTAGTGGATGGTGAATTACAAACGGATTTTGCATTGAACAGTGAAATGTTAAAAGCGAATTTTCCGTTTTCTAAACTTGCAAACAAAAAAGTAAATACGCTTATTTTTCCAAATTTAGAATCGGCGAATATCACCTATAAATTATTAAAAGAACTCAATAAAGCAGAATCTATTGGGCCCATCATGATGGGATTACGCAAGCCTGTTCATATTTTACAATTAGGGGCTAGCGTCGATGAAATTGTGAATATGACTGCCGTTGCAGTCGTGGATGCACAGCAAAAAGGAAAAGCGGTGAATTAA
- the ruvA gene encoding Holliday junction branch migration protein RuvA, with the protein MITHIQGKLVQKTPTHVIIDCNGIGYFVNISLHTFSQIPDQEAIKVFTHLQVKEDSHTLYGFISSAEREIFRLLISVSGIGANTARTMLSSLTPKQIREGIAVGDVALIQSVKGIGLKTAQRVIIDLKDKVLKIYDIDETSLSQNNTNKDEALSALEVLGFMKKQSERIVEKIVISTPDATVEFIIKEALKNL; encoded by the coding sequence ATGATTACACACATTCAAGGTAAATTAGTTCAAAAAACACCCACACACGTCATTATAGATTGTAATGGCATTGGCTATTTTGTCAACATTTCACTTCATACGTTTTCTCAAATACCAGATCAAGAGGCGATTAAAGTCTTTACACACCTTCAAGTGAAAGAAGATTCTCACACGCTGTACGGGTTTATTAGTTCTGCGGAACGAGAAATTTTCAGACTGTTAATTTCTGTCAGTGGAATTGGAGCAAACACAGCGCGCACCATGCTTTCGTCGCTCACACCCAAACAAATTAGAGAAGGAATTGCCGTTGGAGACGTTGCTTTGATACAATCGGTTAAAGGCATTGGCCTTAAAACAGCACAAAGAGTCATCATCGATTTAAAAGATAAAGTTCTTAAAATTTACGATATTGATGAAACTTCCTTGTCTCAAAACAATACAAACAAAGATGAAGCGTTATCTGCTTTAGAAGTTTTGGGTTTTATGAAAAAACAATCCGAACGCATTGTCGAAAAGATCGTAATATCTACGCCGGATGCCACCGTAGAATTTATTATTAAGGAAGCGCTTAAAAACCTGTAA
- the gcvH gene encoding glycine cleavage system protein GcvH, whose product MNVPTDLKYTKDHEWVKIDGDTVTVGITDFAQGELGDIVYVEVESLEETLEVDAVFGTVEAVKTVSDLFLPIAGEIIEFNESLEEEPEKVNDDPYGDGWMIKIKVANTADLETLLSADDYKAIIGA is encoded by the coding sequence ATGAATGTACCTACTGACTTAAAATACACAAAAGACCACGAATGGGTAAAAATTGACGGCGATACTGTCACCGTTGGAATTACCGATTTTGCACAAGGTGAATTAGGAGATATTGTTTACGTTGAAGTAGAATCACTAGAAGAGACATTAGAAGTGGATGCCGTTTTTGGAACTGTCGAAGCCGTCAAAACCGTATCAGATTTGTTTTTGCCAATCGCCGGTGAAATCATTGAATTTAATGAATCACTAGAAGAAGAACCTGAAAAAGTAAATGACGACCCTTATGGCGACGGCTGGATGATCAAAATAAAGGTTGCAAATACAGCAGATTTAGAAACGCTTTTGAGTGCAGACGATTATAAAGCAATCATAGGTGCTTAA